The genomic stretch GAATCAGCAGCTGATTCACCCGATGCTGATCCCCAGAACCTCCCAAGGAAAGGTACAGAACAGCATTGACAGAGATCTGAAAACAAGCCACCAGCCAGCACCCAAGTCAGGGAATGAGAGGAACTACAATGTGAGATAATACTTATTTTTGTTCTCGAATTGCGGATGACactggcaaagctgcatttattgcccatccctagtagcTCTGAAacgatggtggtgggccttcttgaattgctgcagtccatgtggtgatggtgcttataagatggtgttaggtagggaaaatGAAGAATGGGGATACTGATACATAATTTTCCCTAGAAAGAATCTGTTAGAAGTTATTTTTTGAAAATGGAAAAGATGTAAAATGAACATATCTGCAAATGCACATTTTGTGATATCACGTTATATAATTTCTTTGCTATCCAGTAAAGTCACAAGATTCAGAAATTTGACCAATTTTATAACTTTGATAAACTTTTTAAAATCTTATCATCCAGAAAGGTAGCAAAAATCAAATGGTTTCACATTCATTCCCTCCTCCACCCATGATCAATTATTAACTGTATGCATTCCTCTTCTTCAGGAAGGACAACAATGTGGGCTCATGAATGACTCTTGAGTTTCTTTCAATAACATTGCCCCTCCATCTTGAACTGATGTGTTATATTTGCAGTGTGGAGAAATAGGAAGAGGACAAGTGGGATGATATATCAGACTCTGTCCTACCACAAAAGTACAATCCCTTGTTACTGGGTGCCATCATATTCAGTAACCAAGGTTGATAAATAACAAAGTGCATTAACGTTACAGTGGTCAGGATTGAACTGACCATAATGTAGACTCAGACAGCCTCAATGTGAAGTGACTATTCTGAGTACAAATCACTTTCACCAATTAAACATTTAGCAACTAGCAAATCTCTTCCTTGAAATCCTATTGATTTTGTGGTTTAGTACAAAAGAATCAGAATTTATGTTTTCTGACTTTTGACAGTTGTTATTTTTGAGGGGCTTGCAAGAAATGGTGTTTACTGAATAGTTTAGAGAAATTTTACTGTTTGCACTTTTCAGTGAATAGTCATATAGATTTTTCAAAAATGAAGTGGTAGTGTTATATTTTTTCTTAAACAGAATTATATAACACTTTGGGAAAAAATGACAGCATAATATTCCATAGGTTGAAGATAAAATTGTAACCACTTCCACTGCTGGGAGATACATGCCATGAGTGGTTACATGGACAGGTACAAAGGTAATCCACGAAATGAAGTAAATCAACATGCTAAATGTAATAAACTTAGCTTCATTGTAGTTTTCTGGCAACTTTCTACCTTTAAAGGCAAATATAAAACAAATCAGTGCGAGGAATGCTATATACCCCAACATAACAGCAAATGCTATATAAGAACCCTCATTACATTCCAGAAAAATTTCTTCTGGCAATCTCTTGGTATCTCTTTGAGCTTTTGGACCATTAAAAACTAACCACATTGTGCAAATGACAATCTGAAGTCCAGTACAGAAACCTTTGATGAGCCATGGTCTGTACAGATTCTTCAAATGCTTTTGATTAGCTGGGTTAAAGTTGAATGCTAGGAGTATTTTAAGTGATTTTGTCAGAGCACATGAAACAGAAAGAGTAAAGCTGATGCCAAATAATGGCTGCCTGATTTTGCAAGTAACATTGCTTGGTTTTCCAAGTAAAACGCCAACACTTACAAAACTGAGCAACAAAGAGACAAGCATAATAAAGCACATGCTACCACCATTGGACTTTACAACTGGCGTGTTGAGATTTTTGAAAAAGATAACAACTATTATAATGATCAAAACAACTCCAAAGGCTGAAAAATTTAGCAGTACGATAGAAAATCCATTACTCCAGTCAAGAAATACAATGCGTTTTTTGTTGCATATAGCGCTTCCCATCGGAGCCCACTCATCTTCTAAGCAATGAAAACATTGCTGTGCATCTGAAAGGAAGATCAAaaatgataaaattaacatatCAAATTATTTAATCAAACTGTCCTTCTGGTCTTAGTGGAGCAGGTTCATTGTGGTCTACCCAAGGGTCCTTTAATCCTactcttatttcagatttacttTAGGCCTTCCTTATGGCTGAGTGAATTTGTCTAGTGACCGGGTGAACCATTCGGACCAAAATGGTGCTAGGTTCCATTCCCAATCcctgctgagttagatgatcttaACCACGACAGTGGTAGGAGTGCTATAATTGGTCTCAGCTTACCTACATTAAGAAGGGGAAGTAGGCCAGATTCTTACTCCTAGTCACTATTCAGTGAGCTTTCTGGGAAATAAATGGGCATGTTTGTATGGATTACAAGCAAAAAACCGGATAatgttggctgtgatgccctccttgATTGAATATCCTGCGTACAGTCACTGTCAAGTCTCACACGAGAAATGCCCACTTGAACAAGGTATTGAGGGCACCTGGCCAACTACAGCACTCCTACCGCTGTTATGGCtaagatcatctaactcagcaggGATTGGGGATGGAACGTGGCACCATTTTGGTCCGAATGGCTCACCCGCTCACTAGAAAATTCACTCAGCCATGAGGAAGGCCTATcgtaaatctgaaataagagtAGGATttcagtgaggagtggaggtggggAAAAAACTGGACAGAAGAGCTCAGTGTAAAGTATGTTCAAGTGTGAGAGGTGTGAAATGAATGTTGACTGTTTTCATGCATCACAAATTCTATGTCATGCATGGTGTTagggtttttatttttaaagattCTGTTGGGAGatacattggggtaaattttaacccccaaaaacgggtgggttgggggcgggtggggagtaaaaatactcggTTTTCAGAGTGGGACAGCATCACGGCTCCAACatgcctgcttctgggtttaacccaggcaggtttgtctgtatGTGCAGAACAGACACCAGGCGGTCCCGCTCCCACTTAAATCcagcgggctgatacttaaaagggcaatgtacctcattgagattttgtgtattggatcattaaaatgaatttaaccttacctgttcagctttcccatcgcttcccattcacgtcaggtgaaagcaggtgggaagggccggaccatgaggtaagtgccttaattgcactgcttttgggcccggaggagcaggagagctacTTCcatgcccaacaagctcacctggccaacagtaCCCCTGCAATCAGCCGACCCCCCCATCCCCGATgatgccccctcccccaattgTGGACCCCCCCTCCCAATGGTgggccctcccccctcaccccaccccatggTGGACCCCACCTGCCTCCGGCTCTTCACCCGAACTCCAGCGACCTCCAATTTCTTCATCAGCTCCCCCACACCCGACCTTCTCCCcggcactccccctccccaatcacctcccccgacaatgatccctccctccctctgatactCGGCTGAGgactgctgcagcaggccttcctggctAACagccaggctggctgccgggcgcgaaacctggaagtgaaatTGATGGGACTCATTATGGTCATGATGGTGACCTGCCCACTTACTTTCCGAGTTTCACACCTGGAAATCTTCCCCCTGGCTCCCTACCCggctctcagttaaaatttaccccaataagTCACTGTTGGCTGTGTCTGTAGAGGTGGAGGATTTTTTTCTGGGAATACATTGCTCCACTTCCATTTGTCATTAGAGGCCTAATGATGCGAGAATACTATCCCCTTCCTTATACCATTCATACTTCACATACGTGGCATAATGCATGATTGTACAAAAAGATGATGTAGACAATAATTTACAGACAGACTTGTTTACTACCTACCAGTTGTATTGGAGAATGTATTGATACTGCAATTTACACAATCGTAGCAACATGTGTATTGGTCTTCAGATGACAGCTTTATTTGCCCTGGTTTGCAGTGGCTTGAGCACACAGATCTTATACTCTtttaagaaaatgaaaacaatatTTAGAAATATGGGAAAGACCTAGAAAGTACTACAATCACAAAATGCAAACTCTAATTATACCATCAACTAGGTTTGATAATATGCTAgttaattataattttaaaacCAAACAGAGACAGCTTTTGTGGTTGCAGCAAGTGCAGCTTGGAGTGGTACTGAGGCCAAGTTAGCTAGCCTAAGCTAAATTAAGCAAAATTTTCAAGAAGGAAAATTTACAAACTGATGGAAAATTTAAGCTAATTAAAGAAAATAATGTACACTGATTGAAAAATGGTAACTTGCCTGCTTTAAACATTTGCGAGCATACTTGAACCACTTACTTATGAACCTACCTTCACATATATGAATCAAAATTATTGGTTATTGTATCTTTTCAATAAGAATTAGTGCAATTCACTTATTATTTAATCTTCAGTAAATAAATCAATCAGTTTAAGTCATTTACATATACCTGTCTTTCAGCCAAAGCTAGGACTGAAAATGTTACACTTGAAAATGTTAAGAATTATTGTATGTAACCTTCATTTCccattgttcctttttaaatgctgttcatcgtaATACCTTCCAATTGTGATacccgaaacattaacttgtctgttctcttcacagatgctgcctgacctgctgagcattttctggttttcttTCAGATgcccagcatctgcagtactttgctttGTGTTCAGGGATTGCTGATGTTGGTGAATAGAGCACCAACTGTTCTGTAGGTAGACTGGCTGTAAATTAAGTTTTGTAGGGTTGAACGGCAGTTCTGTTTCTTCACATGGATACTGTCTCCTTGTAGTAATGATGTGGAGTAACACCATCTTTGTAGTAACACCATCTTTGACCATTGATCAAACACATCCAAGAGAGGAATTCACAACTAAACATGTGATGGGGCGTTTTAAATTGGCTATACCATTAGATATAATAAAGTAATTTCTAATTCATTTGTAAGAGAAAACATTGGAAACacagagcaggtcagtcagcatcttcaCACTATaggggtaactttcaacttcagctggGGTGGAAAACTGGCTTAATCCggtcggccgcctgttatacgctcTGCCTGATCTTTCTGTCCTTTGAAGTCAACAGGAAAGAGAATGGACGGCCGATCGATACCACCAGTTTTCTggcccctgctgaagttgaaagttaccccctTATGTATCTAATAGCAATTTGAAAATCAAGGGCTGTGCTGCTGAATATCAAAGTCATTTTACCTAAGAGAATAAATTCAATCACCAAACTCAGAACAATATCCTGGAATAGATTGGGCAGCATTTCTTTTTTCAATAGAAATTACAGAACACTCAGAGCTTAAAGTTACAAGTGAAGAGCTGACAATTTTCTGTATGGATGCTTGTTCATAACTGCCAGGCACATTTTTCCCGTGTAGAGGTAGAGAGAGATTATTTTTTTCTCACTCATTTAGCATATTCTAATATAAGTTTTCTTCAAAGGTAAATAATCTTATTGCAGTGGTGTGATTTTGTTGGGACATTTTCTTTGTCATAGATTGCTTTTGAATTGTGATCATATTTATCCACCAAAGAAATAAGAGAGACGGGTAAGGGCACAGATTTCATTTCATTACTGATTTAATTATTTGCACTGTTCTGTAGGTAGACTGGCTGTAAATTAAGTTTTGTAGGGTTGAACGGCAGTTCTGTTTCTTCACATGGATACTGTCTCCTTGTAGTAACACCATCTTTGACCATTGATCAAACACATCCAAGAGAGGAATTCACAACTAAACATGTGACTGGAGCGTTTTAAATTGGCTATACCATTAGATATAATAAAGTAATTTCTAATTCATTTGTAAGAGAAAACATTGGAAACacagagcaggtcagtcagcatctgtggagagaacaggctaGTTAACTTGTGGCCCCTTCTTCAGAACCAAAGCATAAGAGACAGATATATCAATCAGAAAAATGGGGAGGGAAAAAATGattcaaaaaaatataaaaacgcaGACAAACCCAGAAAACAATCTTGAGTGTTATGATGTAGCAGATCATCTTAGTCAAACAAAGAACAGAAGCATTAAGACATTAAAGAAGCTAAAGGTGTGTAATGTCCCATTTCCTGTTCTTTTGCCCTGACCATCCCTTCCTCTTACAACTGTGACAGAGCCCTCCtggtcctcaccttccatcccaccagctTTTTCAtcggtgtcctttggttaccgacccacctgccagtggaaatagtttctccttatttactctatcaaggcccctcataattttgaacgactctattgaatctccccttaatcttccctggtctgaggagaacaatcccagcttctttaacTTTACACATCCTTTGTTTTTTTAATGTCTTAAATCTTCTATCATACCACCCACGATTGTTCTCTGTGTTTCTTTgatttgttatatatatatatatttccctTCCCCTTTCTCTGTTTGCATTAATATGCCTGGaaaggggatggaattggtggcgagggcaaggagtttgtgacgggggctgaagactatggcttcggtattcccaatgtttaactcaaggaaattgtagctcatccatgactggatgtcagaccacacagaggcggtggaggagtcaagagacatggtggagaggtagagctgggtgacatcagcatacatgtgaaagctgaccctaTGTCTACTGGATGatgaggggcagcatgttgaaaaggaaaaggaaggggccaaggataaatccttggggggcTCCAGGGGTGGGAAGCgaagccattgctgaagatgctctgataggtaagagtggagccAAGTGAGGAgaatcccactcagctggacaatggaggaaagacattggaggaggatgatgtggtcgaccatgtcaaagatTACAGAGAAGTCGAGGAGGACAAGGAAGGGATAATACAGCACGGTCATAGGAACAGACaacgtcatttgtgactttggttagggttgTTTCGGTGTTGCGGCAGTAGAGAAAGATGCGGCTCAGGGCTAGGGTGGGGGGAGCCTATGTTGAGGTTTGGCATGGTGATCAAGGGGAAAGGGTAGAAGCAGAAGAAGCAGCTGCATGTCAGCTTTAGTGACAAAgaggtccatgagctccttgcacttgttgttagTGGTGAAGGTGGAAGTTgcaagggagaggggtttaaggagacagttggtagtggagaaaagaagctggagaATCTCTTTGCTCTCcacgatgatcctggagtagtggacgGATTTGTGGAGGATAGTGCATTGATGTGgtgcagccagatctggtgatagaTATATAAACCAATTGTGTGCCAGATACGCTCAAGTCTGCATTCCCCGGACTTGAGGGAGAAAAGTTGGAGACCATACCTGGGGAACTGAAAAGGATAAGAGACATAAAAGATTTTGCTGGTGACGAGGATATCAAATGTGGAGGCGAAGGAATGGTTGAGCAAATCGACGACTGCAAAAATATCGTGGTGGATGTTGAGCTAAAGGCTAGGCAGTTGAAAGTTTCAAAGTACAGTTGTAAGAAATTTGGTAGAGAGTTTATTTTCCCCAGAGGTGAACACAGAAGGAAATGGGGCTGGAAGTGGTAGAGAGATGTGGGTGGTGTGGGATATAAGGAAGATGGCCTTGTCTGTAATCGTAACCATGGGGGTAGAGGCCATGGGGGATGGCAGGATCAAGGGAGTAAATTTGGGTAGGATAGTTtacatggagggagaggtttggagagaacAAGAAGGCAGTGAATtcaaaggagagagggggcaaggggagttgagatggagatatGACATTCATCTATTCACTATGTTAACACAGGCATTAATGCATCTGTTAGAATTGCAGACAAAGGAAAGTCATATAAGTGTGTTAAGCATAATTCTGGTAATATTACCAACTGTAATTTCTATGCTTAACTCTAAAGTATAAAAGATAAGAATTATTAATACTATACAAAATTACCTTTAAATCATTAAACCTTGAATTCTTAATTATAATTTTATCCTCCTGTATACTATATTCAGCAATGGTGTGATTAAACTCCATTTTGCCATTGATTGATTTCCACATGAGGATATCATATCCAGAGATAAAATCTCCTGAAGGATCAAATTGGATTTTTGTGCCTTCAACAGTCAAGTTCACATTCTTCAGTTCTTCCAGCAACTGCAATAAAATTAGAGGAATAAATAAAatgcattttatttaaaataataactaAGCTTAATATCTGGTTTTAATAACATGAATCAACATTGGAATATAGGCTATTACTGCTACAACTTTTAGCATAAATATCAAGATTGTGAAATCACATTGTGAAAGTTCTAAACAATTCTTGAAAGCCATTCACTCATTAAATAACTTTCATTTGTGTTCACCTATTTCCTTTCTAGGATAGTGCAGGTTGGATTAGATATGGATTAGATGGAAAGCAATTAAAGCCAAATGAGACTTATGTTAGAGGACGTGATTTCACAAGGGGAAATCAGTAAACCTGACAACCTGATTTTCCTGTTTGGTGATGACCCTACCTTTACCATCAGTGTGAATGGTAACCTATATTTTGGGAAAAGCTGAGGGAGTAGGTTAACTGGGTTACAAATTCAAAAATTCCCTCTTTTCACCTATCCCTCGGAGAATTAAAACTTGAAATGAACCGGAGCAATTGGTTTAGGCGTAAATAGCCCGCAAAGTCTCCGCAGACCGTGGAAGGGCCCATGGTATAGCTGAGCGAAATTCCAGTAGCAACTGAGTCCAGGGACTATTCCGATGGAGccactcttaatttatctcagTGTCACACTACTCCATACACCGATATGTACCTAGATTGTTAACGTACAGTATGGGAGCGAATGTTTATTAAACATTGATTTTATTTCTCAGTGCAAACATAAAGCTCTCCCTTGCTCTGCTGGTAATCTGCCTGCATCAGATAGAAGAGGGCTGCAAGGCACCATACACATTAAAGGCAGAGTTCAATAATGCAAGTATATTAAGGATCATCATGGAAGCTATATATGTAGCATGTGATTAGCCTGCGAGTGGGATTATGCCATTCATTGTTTGTGCTGTAGGACAAAGGTTTACCTCCCAAGGTGCAAAGTCAAATGATTTCCGGCAATTTCCTTCATTACATTTTAGTAGATTTCGAAGAGCATGTGCAAGAGCAGTCACTGACCATTGTATGCTGGAAACAACACCTGGTTCAATATTATTCACCAGAAAATCATCTTCCCGGATTTGCATTTCCGTGGCTTCGTTGACACCTTGATGTTCATTAACCAGCATCTCATACATTTGATTTGAAATACAATTCTCTAGATCATCATTTTGAACATTTGCACAACGGGTACGAAGCCATTGGTAGTGCCTTAAAAATGCGTTCATGTTTTCAGAATCAGCTGGTAATTTTTTAACATAGTTTTGAAACTTGGAAAGATTTCCACTCTTAAATGTCAATCCAACAATGTTCCCAATTTTGTGAATGCCCTCCAAGCGAGTAATATTACTGTTAGTTGACCAGCTGTCACTGGCAATCCAAACTTTGCTTATGTTGTAAGCACTTAATTCTTTAAATAGTTCAATGATATGAGAGCCTTTTCCAAAAACAACAATGACATTCACTTTTGTTCGGTTGATGATAGTGTTTACTATTTCTTTTATTTTGGAATTAATTATTTGATCAAGTGAATAAAATGGAATAATTTCTTGAAAAGAAATGCATACACCCAGGCTCTCTGCTTGTGAAATGAAGTTATCTATTCCAGATCGGCTGTAATCATCATCACTTGCGATAGTTCCCACCCAGTTCCAGCCGAAACGTTGAACCAGCTTGACCATGGCTTTGGTCTGATAGTCGTCATTTGGAATAGTTCTCAAAAATGCAGGAAATCGTGTCTTGTCACTGAGAATTTTAGCAGAAGATGAGTAGCTGATCTGTAAAAGATTTAAATGTTCAGAAGGAAAGAATTCTTTTTGAAGTCTACATTTCTGGTATGCTCCATAATTCAGGATTATTAGTCAATCATTTTATTAATGTTTTGCAGAAATATAAGGCCTCACAAAGTGGCATTAACTATTTTTGAAAGTTGCAAAAAGCTATTTACAATCAGTCTTGTTTTCTTTCTCAATAATTATGAATATGATGGTTTGTAAATTCCTAATACTGAATgttataaaatataatttgaagTATGTAGAAATATATTTCTGAATGGTCAGTATTATCTAAGTGAGCCAAATGAgaagaaaaaaattgttttttagtCTGGTAATGACATACGGGgctgaactttccaaaaaaacaaCACAGCATGATCTCATTAATGTTGATACTAAGATTATGCTGCCACACAAAAGAACAGGATGGCGCCCACGGTGCTTCAAATAAAAAAGAAATTACCATAAAATATAGTATATTGGCCAGGCCAGTAAAAAAGTGGCACAATCAATTTTTATAAGGGCAAAGTCTTAGTATCGTACCAATGCACGTTATATTTCAAGCCTGCAGGTCACAAGTCCTGGATGAGGATGTGACCTAGTCAGTAGCTTTTACAATATATATAATACATACAGGATATGCTATTTTCAAGTTGCATTCAGTGAAATAAAAGTCCATCTCACTGCATTATGACTCATGATAAGTAGCATTGAGGTTTGAGCCACTGAAAATTGTGTGTTTCTGCTACAAAATATCACTGCACATTTTCATAAAACTGAAAGcagctctgtatatattatgtagagTAACACATGCAGGAGTGAGGTACCAGGCTGTACCAGGCTGTAACATATTGCAGAACTTCTTATGTTAGTGCTAACAATATTCAGCACTTTTAGaagggggaagaaaattggagagaaaaaGGCTTTGGAATATGTTACCAAGGAATGTAACTATAGTGGGTAGTATAAATGGGTTTACTAGCCAAATAGATGTGTTTCTGAAAAGAGAAGGaattaaacataagaacatatgttcttatgttcttataagaaataggagcaggagtaggccaatcggcccctcgagcctgctccgccattcaataagatcatggctgatctgatcctaacctcaaatctaaattcatgtccaatttcctgcccgctccccgtaacccctaattccctttacttcgaggaaactgtctatttctgttttaaatttatttaatgatgtagcttccacagcttcctggggcagcaaattccacagacctactaccctctgagtgaagaagtttctcctcatctcagttttgaaagagcagccccttattctaagattatgccccctaattccagtttcacccatccttgggaacatccttaccgcatccacccgatcaagccccttcacaatcttatatgtttcaataagatcgcctctcattcttctgaactccaatgagtagagtctcaatctactcaacctctcctcatatgtccgccccctcatccctgggattaaccgagtgaaccttctttgtactgcctcgagagcaagtatgtcttttcttaagtatggacaccaaaactatatgcagtattccaggtgcggtctcaccaataccttatataactgcagcaatacctccctgtttttatattctatccccctagcaataaaagccaacattccattggccttcttgatcacctgctgcacctgcatactaactttttgattttcttgcactaggacccccagatccctttgtactgcagtactttccagtttcacgccattaagataataacttgctctctgatttttcctgccaaagtgcataacctcacattttccaatattatattgcatctgccaaatctccgcccactcacccagcctgtctatatccccctgcaggttttttatgtcctcctcgctctccactttccctcccatctttgtatcatctgcaaactttgatatgttacactcggtcccctcctccaaatcattaataatagattgtaaagatttggggacccagcaccgacccctgcggaacaccactggctactggttgccagtccgagaatgaa from Heptranchias perlo isolate sHepPer1 chromosome 5, sHepPer1.hap1, whole genome shotgun sequence encodes the following:
- the gprc6a gene encoding G-protein coupled receptor family C group 6 member A — encoded protein: MLRSMFLYNVFFTLCTLSFNMLRACEFFDDSVGTRAPGDIIIGGLFPVHEKVVHIVGLKKPEGQKCKGFDVRGLIKVLAMIHSIEMVNNSTLLPGIKLGYELYDTCTEPTMALRAALRFLSKFNSSDNCIEVQCNYTDYLPTVKAVIGAATSEVSIAVAKLLNLYLMPQISYSSSAKILSDKTRFPAFLRTIPNDDYQTKAMVKLVQRFGWNWVGTIASDDDYSRSGIDNFISQAESLGVCISFQEIIPFYSLDQIINSKIKEIVNTIINRTKVNVIVVFGKGSHIIELFKELSAYNISKVWIASDSWSTNSNITRLEGIHKIGNIVGLTFKSGNLSKFQNYVKKLPADSENMNAFLRHYQWLRTRCANVQNDDLENCISNQMYEMLVNEHQGVNEATEMQIREDDFLVNNIEPGVVSSIQWSVTALAHALRNLLKCNEGNCRKSFDFAPWELLEELKNVNLTVEGTKIQFDPSGDFISGYDILMWKSINGKMEFNHTIAEYSIQEDKIIIKNSRFNDLKVILSVCSSHCKPGQIKLSSEDQYTCCYDCVNCSINTFSNTTDAQQCFHCLEDEWAPMGSAICNKKRIVFLDWSNGFSIVLLNFSAFGVVLIIIIVVIFFKNLNTPVVKSNGGSMCFIMLVSLLLSFVSVGVLLGKPSNVTCKIRQPLFGISFTLSVSCALTKSLKILLAFNFNPANQKHLKNLYRPWLIKGFCTGLQIVICTMWLVFNGPKAQRDTKRLPEEIFLECNEGSYIAFAVMLGYIAFLALICFIFAFKGRKLPENYNEAKFITFSMLIYFISWITFVPVHVTTHGMYLPAVEVVTILSSTYGILCCHFFPKCYIILFKKKYNTTTSFLKNLYDYSLKSANSKISLNYSVNTISCKPLKNNNCQKSENINSDSFVLNHKINRISRKRFASC